The Enterobacter asburiae genomic sequence CGGCCTGGCCGGAATGTGGCTGGTGGAAGATGAGGTCAGCAAATCCCTGCCGATCCCGAACCACTACGGTGTGGATGATTTCCCGATTATCATCCAGGACAAACGTCTGGATAATTTCGGTACGCCGGAATACAGCGAGCCGGGCAGCGGTGGCTTCGTCGGCGATACGCTGCTGGTCAACGGCGCGCAAAGCCCGTACGTCGAGGTCTCGCGCGGCTGGGTGCGCCTTCGCCTGCTCAACGCCTCTAACTCGCGCCGCTATCAGCTGCAAATAAGCGATGGCCGTCCGCTGCACGTGATTTCCGGCGACCAGGGCTTTTTGCCGGCGCCGGTTTCCGTCAAACAGCTGGCGCTCTCGCCGGGTGAACGTCGCGAAATTCTCGTGGACATGACCAACGGGGATGAAGTGTCGCTAACCTGCGGTGAAGCGGCGAGCATTGTTGACCGTATTCGCGGGTTCTTTGAACCGTCAAGCATACTTGTCTCGACCCTGGTGCTGACCCTGCGTCCAACCGGTCTGCTGCCGCTGGTGACCGATAGCCTGCCAATGCGCCTGCTGCCGCAGGAGATCATGAGCGGCTCGCCGGTGCGCAGCCGTGATATCAGCCTGGGCGACGATCCGGGGATCAACGGCGCGCTGTGGGACGTCAACCGCATCGACATTACCGCGCAGCAGGGCACCTGGGAGCGCTGGACGGTCCGTTCAGATATGCCGCAGTCGTTCCATATTGAAGGGGTGGCATTCCTGATCCGCAACGTCAACGGCGCGATGCCGTTCCCGGAAGACCGCGGCTGGAAAGATACCGTCTGGGTGGACGGTCAGGTTGAACTGCTTGTCTATTACGGTCAGCCTTCGTGGCCGCACTTCCCGTTCCTGTTCCACAGCCAGACGCTGGAGATGATGGACAGGGGCTCCGTGGGGCAGATGCTGATCAACCCCGCACCTTAACCCCAACATTCCCGGTTCGCCGGGAATGGTTTATGCCCGCCAGAAAAAGCGCGAGAACAGAATCAGCACCGGGTAAATTTCCAGACGCCCTAAGATCATCGCCGCGCACATCAGCAGTTTTGCCCCCTCTGTTAACGTGCCAAACGTCGACGCCGTCTCCCCAAACCCCAGCCCCATGTTGTTGATGCAGGCGGCAACCGTTGCGAATGAGGTAAACAGGTCGTAGCCCATCAGATTGAGCGACCAGACAAAAAAGCCCGTGATCATGACGTAGAGAAAAAAGAAGCTCCATACCGAGCGCAGGACGCGTTCATTCACCACGCTTTTGCCCACCTTAATGCTCAGCAGCGCTCTCGGATGCGCCAGCTGGTTCATCTCCTGAATACTCTGCTTGAACATAATGAGAAAACGCAGGGCTTTGATCCCGCCGCAGGTCGAGCCTACGCAGCCGCCAAAAAAGCTGGCGCTCAACAGCAGGAAAATGGTGTGTGCGGGCCATTGGGCATAGTCGGCGGTCGAAAGGCCGTTATCGGTCATCATCGAACTGGCAAGGAAGAAGGCGTGCACCAGGCTATCCGTGGCGTTGTACATCCCTGCATGCCAGACCTGCCAGGCGGTGATGACAATAATCACCGCGGCGGCGCTCAGAAAGAATTTAACCTCCGGGCTGCGGCGAATCGGTTTCAGGGTGCGTCTGACAATGGCGACGTACCAGAGGGTGAAGTTGAACGCGGAGAGCAGTGAAAACGCCCCGGCGACCAGCTCAATCGCGTGGCTGTCATAAAACCCAATGCTCTCGCTGCGGGTGGAGAACCCGCCCAACGACACGGTCGACAGCCCGTGACAGAGGGCGTCAAAAAATGACATTCCCGCCAGCCAGTAGGCCAGGGTGCAGGCCACGCCCAGCGCGAAGTAGGTCACCCACAGCGTGCGCGCGGTATCGGCAAGGCGGGGAGTCAGACGTTCCTCCTTGAACGGCCCCGGCATCTCTGACTGATAGAGCTTCATGCCGCCGATGCCCAGCAGCGGCAGGACCGCGACGGCCAGCACGATGACGCCTAACCCGCCAATGAAATTCAGCTGTGCGCGGTAATAAAGGTACGACTTAGGCAGGGCGCTGACGTCCCCGATTACCGTTGCCCCGGTGGTGGTGATCCCGGAAACCCCTTCAAAGAGCGCGTCGGCAAAGGAGAGCTGTAGCCCGTCATCCATCCAGAGCGGCATGGCGCTAATGAATGAAAACAGCAGCCAGAACAGCACGATAATCACAAACCCGTCGCGGGTGCGAAGCTGTATGCCGGCGTGACGGGTTGCCCGCCAGGTTAACCCTCCGAGAGTAAAAAAGGTTAAAAAGGTGGTCAGAAAGGCAAAGTAGGTTCGCTCTTTATTCAGCAGGGCGATAACCATCGGCGGCAGCATGGAAAGGCTGTACAGCAGAACCAGAAAACCGCAGAGGTGAAGGACAACCCGCAGCTGGGATACATGTAACGAATCGTTGGGCTTCACGACAGAGCTCCGCGCAATAACACGTTCCGGGGCAAATCACCGGAAAATATAGTGAATATTATGATTCAAAATTATCAGGGCGCCGTATTTTAACGACTTCCACGAATATCTGCCTGCTTCATGCATCCTTTTCTTCAAATCTGGCGGATGAACAGCGTATAATCCCGCTCCTTTTGTCTATTTTTTCTTCGGAAGCATTATGAGCGCAATTTCCCTGATCCAGCCGGATCGTGACCTCTTCTCCTGGCCCCAGTACTGGGCGGCCTGCTTTGGACCGGCACCGTTCCTGCCGATGTCCCGGGAAGAGATGGACCAACTGGGCTGGGACAGCTGCGACATCATTCTGGTCACGGGCGATGCCTACGTTGACCATCCGAGCTTCGGTATGGCCATCTGTGGCCGTATGCTTGAGGCGCAGGGCTTCCGCGTGGGGATCATCTCCCAGCCTGACTGGAACAGCAAAGACGACTTTATGCGTCTGGGTAAACCGAACCTGTTCTTCGGCGTCACCGCAGGCAACATGGACTCGATGATCAACCGCTATACCGCCGACCGCAAGCTGCGTCATGACGACGCCTACACGCCGGATAACGTGGCGGGTAAACGCCCCGACCGCGCAACCCTGGTCTATACCCAGCGCTGTAAAGAAGCCTGGAAAGACGTGCCGGTGATCCTGGGCGGCATCGAGGCAAGCCTGCGCCGCACCGCCCACTACGACTACTGGTCAGATACCGTTCGCCGCTCGGTGCTGGTGGATTCCAAAGCCGACATGCTGATTTACGGTAACGGCGAGCGTCCGCTGGTGGAAGTGGCGCACCGTCTGTCGCAGGGTGAACCGGTGAGCAGCATCCGCGACGTGCGCAATACCGCCATTATGGTGAAAGAGGCGCTGCCGGGCTGGAGCGGGGTGGATTCCCGCATCATTGATATGCCGGGCAAAATCGACCCGATCCCGCACCCGTACGGCGAAGATCTGCCGTGTGCCGATAACAAGCCGGTTGAGCCGAAAAAAGCGGAAGCGAAGGCTATCGTTGTGCAGCCGCCGCGCCCGAAACCGTGGGAAAAGACCTACGTGCTGCTGCCGTCCTACGAGAAGGTGAAAGCCGACAAGGTGCTCTACGCGCACGCGTCCCGTATTCTGCACCATGAAACCAACCCGGGCTGCGCCCGCGCGCTGATGCAGAAGCACGGCGAGCGCTTTATCTGGATTAACCCGCCGGCGATCCCGCTCTCCACCGAAGAGATGGACAGCGTCTTTGCGCTGCCGTACAAGCGCGTTCCGCACCCGGCGTACGGCAACGCCCGTATCCCGGCGTATGAGATGATCCGCTTCTCGATCAACATCATGCGCGGCTGCTTCGGCGGCTGTTCCTTCTGCTCCATTACCGAGCACGAAGGGCGTATTATCCAGAGCCGCTCTGAAGATTCGATCATCAATGAGATCGAAGCGATTCGCGACTCGGTTCCGGGCTTTACCGGCGTGATTTCCGACCTTGGCGGCCCAACCGCGAACATGTACATGCTGCGCTGCAAATCGCCGCGCGCGGAGCAAACCTGCCGTCGCCTCTCCTGCGTCTATCCGAGCATTTGCGAGCATATGGACACTAACCACGAGCCGACGATCAATCTCTACCGCCGCGCGCGCGACCTGAAGGGCATCAAAAAGATCCTGATCGCGTCCGGGGTACGTTACGACATCGCCGTGGAAGATCCGCGCTACATCAAAGAGCTGGCGACGCACCACGTCGGCGGCTATCTGAAGATTGCGCCGGAGCACACCGAGGAAGGCCCGCTGTCGAAAATGATGAAGCCGGGCATGGGCAGCTACGATCGCTTTAAAGAGCTGTTCGATACCTATTCGAAGCAGGCGGGTAAAGAGCAGTATCTTATCCCATACTTCATCTCCGCCCACCCGGGCACGCGCGATGAGGACATGGTGAACCTGGCGCTGTGGCTGAAGCAGCGTCGCTTCCGCCTGGATCAGGTGCAGAACTTCTATCCGTCACCGCTCGCCAACTCGACGACCATGTATTACACCGGCAAGAACCCGCTGAGTAAGATTGGTTATAAGAGTGAAGAGGTGGTGGTGCCGAAAGGGGATAAACAGCGTCGTCTGCATAAAGCGCTGCTGCGTTACCACGATCCGAAAAACTGGCCGCTGATCCGTCAGGCGCTGGAAGAGATGGGTAAAAAACACCTGATCGGCTCGCGTCGCGACTGCCTGGTACCGGCCCCGACGCTGGATGAGATGCGCGAAGCGCGTCGCCAGAACCGCAATACGCGCCCGGCGCTCACCAAGCACACGCCGATTGTGCATCAGCGTTCAAACGGTAATTCGAGTGTGAAGAAGCCCGTGAAGCGCAAAGCGTAAATAAAAAACCCCGGCAAGCCGGGGTTTTTTATGTAGACACGTAGACCGGGTATGGCGAAGCCGCCACCCGGCTTTTTTACGCACTTAACCGCCAAACTGGTCCGGGTCCGGCCCAAGCCGCTTGCCCTTATCCAGCTTCGCAATCTCACCCAGCTCGTCTTTGTCCAGACGGAAATCCCAGACGTCGAAGTTCTCGGCGATGCGCGACGGCGTGACCGATTTCGGGATCACCACCAGGCCGTTGTCCAGATGCCAGCGAATGACGATTTGCGCCGGGGTTTTACCGTATTTATCCGCCAGCTCACGGATAATCTTTTGATCGAATACCCCTTCGCCGCCCTGCGCCAGCGGGCTCCAGGACTCGGTCTGGATCTTATGCGTGGCGTTCCAGGCATGAAGCTGGCGCTGCTGCATTAGCGGGTGCAGCTCAATCTGGTTAATCACTGGCGCAACGCCAGTCTCGTCAATCAGCCGCTGCAGGTGATGAACCTGGAAGTTACAGACGCCGATGCTTTTCACCAGCCCCTCTTTCTGCAGGTCAATCATCCCTTTCCAGGCGTCAACGTAATGGTCGATAGCCGGAACCGGCCAGTGCATCAGCCAGAGATCGACGAAATCGAGCTGGAGTTTCTCCAGGCTCTCCTCCAGCGCTTCGCGGGGGCGTTTTTGATCGTCGTTCCACAGTTTTGTGGTGATGAATAACTCATCGCGGGGGACGCCGGCGCTGGCCAGTGCGGTCCCCACGCCGTCCTCGTTTTTGTACGCGGCGGCGGTATCAATGGACCGATAGCCGACTTCCAGGGCTTTATGAATGGCGGAGACGACCTCGTCGTTACCGGCTTTCCATACACCTAGCCCCAGCTGGGGCATCACGTTGCCGTCCTGCAGCTTGATTACGGTTTGGTTTGCCATTTTTCCTCCTTCAGGTGCGCATCGCCGGAGGGTTCCTCCGGCGATGGGGTGTGCATTAAGTCTGGACGAAATGTCAAAAAACGAAAGTCGGGAGGGCAAAAACGCTTAGCGTGCCGCTTCGTAGATGCGACGGCTGACGTCCAGCGTAATGTCGCCGTGCTCGCCCAGGTGGGTCATGCCGTGTTCTTCGAGTTTCGCCAGCAGAGCAGGGATGGAGCTGCCGTCCAGACCGTAGCCAGAGAGACGCGTTGGCACGCCCAGACCTTCAAAGAAGCTCCGGGTCGCTTCGATCGCGGCATCAATACGCGCATCGTCAGAACCCTCGGTGATGTTCCACACGCGCTCGGCGTACTGCAGCAGCTTGGCGCGCTTGGTGTCCCGCTTTTCGTTCCACAGGGCAGGCAGCACAACGGCCAGCGTTTGCGCGTGGTCCAGACCGTGCATCGCCGTCAGCTCGTGGCCCAGCATGTGGGTTGCCCAGTCCTGCGGTACTCCAGCGCCGATCAGGCCGTTCAGCGCCTGCGTTGCCGCCCACATGACGTTGGCACGCACGTCGTAGTTTTCCGGCTCTTGCAGCGCTTTCGGACCTTCTTCTACGAGCGTCAGCAGAATGCCTTCCGCGAAACGATCCTGAATTTTGGCATTCACCGGATACGTGACGTACTGCTCAACGGTATGAACAAAGGCATCGACCACGCCGTTTGCCACCTGACGCGCAGGCAGGGTGTAGGTGTAAACCGGATCCAGGATCGCGAACACAGGCTGAACGTGTTCGTTCATAAAGGCCTGCTTGTCGCCGGTCGTTTTACGGGAGATCACCGCGCCCTTGTTGGATTCAGAGCCCGTCGCTGGCAGGGTCAGCACGGAGCCCATCGGGATGGCGCTTTTAATGTCGCTGCCGCGGGTTTCCAGGATGTGCCACGGATCGATGCCGTCAGCGTAGTGCGCTGCCGCCGCGATGAATTTGGTGCCGTCAAGCACGGAGCCGCCGCCGACGGCCAGCAGGAAGGTGATGTTCTCTTCGCGGGCGATTTTCACCGCGTTCATCAGCGTTTCGTAAGACGGGTTTGGCTCGATGCCGCCGAACTCACGCACGTCCAGACCGTCCAGGGCGCTGTAAACCTGATCCAGCACGCCGGTTTTTTTCACGCTGCCGCCACCGTAGGTGATCAGTACGCGGGCGTCAGCAGGGATCTGCGCGCGCAGATCGGCGATAGCGTCTTTACCAAACAGAATGCGGGTTGGGGTGTGAAGATTAAAGTTGTTCATTGCTCGTTCCCTTTAGTGGGTGAAAAACCGTGGTGGCGCAGAGGGCGACCTGATGCTGCACATTGTGGCCGTCCGGGGCTATCCTCTCAATGCACATTCCTGCCGATGTCTTGCCCATTTCTACAGAGCGCTGGAGAAAGCGCGGAAAAGCACGCACACTGTCAACGTCGGAAACCGTACCCGGAGTAACGTAATATGAACCGTGAAGCGATCTGCCATCAGCTCACTGCGCAGATTAAAAAACTGATAGATAAAGAAAATGGCGTCAGCGATCTGCTTCCTGACATTCGCCTGCTTTATGGAACGCAGCCCGGGACGCGCACGCCGGTCATGTACCAGCCGGGCATCGTTTTTCTCTTCTCGGGCCATAAAATTGGCTATATCAACGAGCGCGTGTTCCGCTACGACACCAATGAATATCTGCTTCTGACGGTACCTTTACCCTTCGAATGTGAAACCTTCGCGACAGAGGCCGTTCCGCTGGCCGGTATTCGCGTCAACGTCGATATTCTTCAGCTGCAGGAGCTGCTGATGGAGATTGGAGAAGATGAGTTCTTCCAGCCGTCTATGGCATCGAGCGGGATTAACTCGGCGACGCTGTCGGAAGAGATCCTCTGCGCCATTGAGCGTCTGCTGGACGTGATGGAAAGACCGCTGGACGCGCGTATTCTGGGCAAGCAGATCGTCCGCGAAATTCTCTACCATGTGCTGCTGGGCCCGGGCGGCGGGGCGTTACTGGCTCTTGTGAGCCGACAGACCCACTTCAGCCTGATAAGCCGCGTGCTCAAGCGCATTGAAAGCCAGTACACGGAAAACCTCAGCGTCGACCAGCTGGCGGCGGAAGCGAACATGAGCGTCTCGGCGTTTCATCATAACTTCAAGTCGGTGACCAGCACCTCGCCGCTGCAGTACCTTAAAACCTACCGGCTGCATAAGGCGCGGATGCTGATGATCCACGACGGCATGAAGGCCAGCGCGGCGGCGATGCGGGTGGGTTACGAAAGTGCGTCGCAGTTCA encodes the following:
- the ftsP gene encoding cell division protein FtsP, which gives rise to MSLSRRQFIQASGIALCAGAMPLTASAAGQQQPLPIPPLIESRRGQPLFLTLQRSHWSFTQGTRAPVWGINGRYLGPTIRVWNGDDVKLIYSNRTPENVAMTISGLQVPGPLIGGAARMMSPSADWAPVLPIRQSAATLWYHANTPNRMAQQVYNGLAGMWLVEDEVSKSLPIPNHYGVDDFPIIIQDKRLDNFGTPEYSEPGSGGFVGDTLLVNGAQSPYVEVSRGWVRLRLLNASNSRRYQLQISDGRPLHVISGDQGFLPAPVSVKQLALSPGERREILVDMTNGDEVSLTCGEAASIVDRIRGFFEPSSILVSTLVLTLRPTGLLPLVTDSLPMRLLPQEIMSGSPVRSRDISLGDDPGINGALWDVNRIDITAQQGTWERWTVRSDMPQSFHIEGVAFLIRNVNGAMPFPEDRGWKDTVWVDGQVELLVYYGQPSWPHFPFLFHSQTLEMMDRGSVGQMLINPAP
- a CDS encoding TrkH family potassium uptake protein, with translation MKPNDSLHVSQLRVVLHLCGFLVLLYSLSMLPPMVIALLNKERTYFAFLTTFLTFFTLGGLTWRATRHAGIQLRTRDGFVIIVLFWLLFSFISAMPLWMDDGLQLSFADALFEGVSGITTTGATVIGDVSALPKSYLYYRAQLNFIGGLGVIVLAVAVLPLLGIGGMKLYQSEMPGPFKEERLTPRLADTARTLWVTYFALGVACTLAYWLAGMSFFDALCHGLSTVSLGGFSTRSESIGFYDSHAIELVAGAFSLLSAFNFTLWYVAIVRRTLKPIRRSPEVKFFLSAAAVIIVITAWQVWHAGMYNATDSLVHAFFLASSMMTDNGLSTADYAQWPAHTIFLLLSASFFGGCVGSTCGGIKALRFLIMFKQSIQEMNQLAHPRALLSIKVGKSVVNERVLRSVWSFFFLYVMITGFFVWSLNLMGYDLFTSFATVAACINNMGLGFGETASTFGTLTEGAKLLMCAAMILGRLEIYPVLILFSRFFWRA
- a CDS encoding YgiQ family radical SAM protein, which produces MSAISLIQPDRDLFSWPQYWAACFGPAPFLPMSREEMDQLGWDSCDIILVTGDAYVDHPSFGMAICGRMLEAQGFRVGIISQPDWNSKDDFMRLGKPNLFFGVTAGNMDSMINRYTADRKLRHDDAYTPDNVAGKRPDRATLVYTQRCKEAWKDVPVILGGIEASLRRTAHYDYWSDTVRRSVLVDSKADMLIYGNGERPLVEVAHRLSQGEPVSSIRDVRNTAIMVKEALPGWSGVDSRIIDMPGKIDPIPHPYGEDLPCADNKPVEPKKAEAKAIVVQPPRPKPWEKTYVLLPSYEKVKADKVLYAHASRILHHETNPGCARALMQKHGERFIWINPPAIPLSTEEMDSVFALPYKRVPHPAYGNARIPAYEMIRFSINIMRGCFGGCSFCSITEHEGRIIQSRSEDSIINEIEAIRDSVPGFTGVISDLGGPTANMYMLRCKSPRAEQTCRRLSCVYPSICEHMDTNHEPTINLYRRARDLKGIKKILIASGVRYDIAVEDPRYIKELATHHVGGYLKIAPEHTEEGPLSKMMKPGMGSYDRFKELFDTYSKQAGKEQYLIPYFISAHPGTRDEDMVNLALWLKQRRFRLDQVQNFYPSPLANSTTMYYTGKNPLSKIGYKSEEVVVPKGDKQRRLHKALLRYHDPKNWPLIRQALEEMGKKHLIGSRRDCLVPAPTLDEMREARRQNRNTRPALTKHTPIVHQRSNGNSSVKKPVKRKA
- the dkgA gene encoding 2,5-didehydrogluconate reductase DkgA encodes the protein MANQTVIKLQDGNVMPQLGLGVWKAGNDEVVSAIHKALEVGYRSIDTAAAYKNEDGVGTALASAGVPRDELFITTKLWNDDQKRPREALEESLEKLQLDFVDLWLMHWPVPAIDHYVDAWKGMIDLQKEGLVKSIGVCNFQVHHLQRLIDETGVAPVINQIELHPLMQQRQLHAWNATHKIQTESWSPLAQGGEGVFDQKIIRELADKYGKTPAQIVIRWHLDNGLVVIPKSVTPSRIAENFDVWDFRLDKDELGEIAKLDKGKRLGPDPDQFGG
- the yqhD gene encoding alcohol dehydrogenase, whose product is MNNFNLHTPTRILFGKDAIADLRAQIPADARVLITYGGGSVKKTGVLDQVYSALDGLDVREFGGIEPNPSYETLMNAVKIAREENITFLLAVGGGSVLDGTKFIAAAAHYADGIDPWHILETRGSDIKSAIPMGSVLTLPATGSESNKGAVISRKTTGDKQAFMNEHVQPVFAILDPVYTYTLPARQVANGVVDAFVHTVEQYVTYPVNAKIQDRFAEGILLTLVEEGPKALQEPENYDVRANVMWAATQALNGLIGAGVPQDWATHMLGHELTAMHGLDHAQTLAVVLPALWNEKRDTKRAKLLQYAERVWNITEGSDDARIDAAIEATRSFFEGLGVPTRLSGYGLDGSSIPALLAKLEEHGMTHLGEHGDITLDVSRRIYEAAR
- a CDS encoding AraC family transcriptional regulator produces the protein MNREAICHQLTAQIKKLIDKENGVSDLLPDIRLLYGTQPGTRTPVMYQPGIVFLFSGHKIGYINERVFRYDTNEYLLLTVPLPFECETFATEAVPLAGIRVNVDILQLQELLMEIGEDEFFQPSMASSGINSATLSEEILCAIERLLDVMERPLDARILGKQIVREILYHVLLGPGGGALLALVSRQTHFSLISRVLKRIESQYTENLSVDQLAAEANMSVSAFHHNFKSVTSTSPLQYLKTYRLHKARMLMIHDGMKASAAAMRVGYESASQFSREFKRYFGVTPGEDASRIRTMQGA